Sequence from the Bacillota bacterium genome:
ATTCAAACACGAATTTTCAGGCGCGAAGGATTAAAAAAACTTGTTCAAATTATCCATCTCTTGAATGAAAATTCCGATTGAATCAACGAACAAGTTCCTATGTAGATGAAAGAACAATGTAGGAGGCCTTTCTTCTTTTTTGTTGTTTATTTTTTTTGGCCGCAAAAATATTGTATTATTTAAAATATCAACCATTGTTACCCTGTATCTTGGGAATATTCCCCCCCACCCGAGCAGAAGAACCTAAATTCACGGCGTAAACTAACCGCAATGCCGCTTCTTCAGTTTTTCCATCTCCTTCTGGCCTAGGATATTGGTGTTCATCGTCTTCCTGTAAACCACGAAACGGCAAAAAAGGTATTCCGTGGTCAGGTTGACCAACATGGTGCCCAGCAGGACAACATATTCATTCCAGCCCAGTTTGGTCAGGGCATCACCCCACCATGTTGACAGCGGGGTGAAAACCAAATAAAACCCGGCCACCTTGAGCATGGCTATCGGCACATTTGCCGCAGATTTGAAGGTGAAATGACGGTTCAGGGTAAAATTGTAGAGTACCGAAAGAACAAGAGCAACAAGATAACTGGGCCAGTAAACCAGGCGGACAACGCTGAAGAGTATCGTAAATGTTGTGAATTCAATGATTCCCGCAGAAGCAGAAAAAAGTGTGAATTTGATGATCTGGATTACATTCTGCCTGGCACTTAGCTTGACCGGCAATTCATCTTTCATCGATTGTTCTTTCATGATCGAGTTGAACCTTTCTCCGTTGAATTTCAATAAAGCGGTGCCCCCCACTTTTCTTTGAAGACGATCTCTTCCAGTTTCTTGCGGGGCCGCGCCGGGGGTTCACGATCGCCAACACCTAGTGGGGTCATGGCCACCACCTTGTAGGGTAGGGGAACACTGCAAACAGCACGCGCCTTTTCTTCATCGAACCAGGCCACCCAGCAGGTACCCAACCCTTGCGCATGAGCGGCCAGCATCAACTGCTGCATGGCAATCCCCGCGTCAAGCAGGTAGTATTCCTTCCCGTCTATCTGTCCCGAAGCCGCGGGATCGGCACACAGGACAATGACTACCGGGGCTTCAGCGATGGCCCTCACTGCCGGGTTACTATCGTGAAGGGATTCTGACAGTGCCTTTTTTTTAACCTCATCACGCACGACGATGAAACGCCAACACTGCATATTCTTCCAGGAGGGAGCCACCCGGGCGGCATCAAGAACAAGGCCCAGTATCTCCTCCTTTACCTCGTCTTTACGGAAACGGCGTATGCTGCGTCTACTTTGCAACGCTTTTAGGACATCCATGGAAAATCCTCCTCATGATTCAGGGCCTGTATCCCCTGTTATTTATCTATCAATTATAACATACTTGCCAAATCGGAGACTGCCCGGGGCATCGCCGATAGGTTGCCAATAAAAGATCTCGTATTCTGATTCCTGATTTTTGTCTTTTCCAATATCTCATATGCGGCGTAGGCAATAGCGAAATAAAAGAGTATAGTACTGTCATTTCGAGTGAGCGGCTGTTTTTCTACTCCCTGTCAGATTCCACGCTGCGCTATTCTTGCCAGCCAGGGGCAGGCGTTCTTTCAAGCATTATATAACAGCGTAACGCCTGCGTAGTGCAAAAGACCGCTTGCTCTGAATGACAGCGTAAAAGCCCTGACGGCTGGAGTAAAGTATTGCGACATCAACACCGCATTCATCAAGCACAACGCCTCCCCCTTGCCCGAGATTCCACGCTGCGCTATGCTTACCGGCAAAGGCCGGTGTTCCTGCATTTCTTTACCCCAAAAGCATAACGATTGTATACCAAGGAAAAACCGCTTGCTCTGAATGACAACATTAAAGCATGCTTCCAGCCTAATGGAGAAAAACCGCCCTACCTGTCATTCTGAGGGAGCCGCAGGCGGCCGAAGAATCCCATAGTTGATTATAGGCGATAGGTTGCCAATAAAAGGTCTCGTGTTATTCGTGCACAGGTGCTATAATTCAAGTAAGAACATTTGTACTCAAAACTACAATTATTCTACTGTTGAAAATTTTTAAAACTGCCATGTGAAAGGGGGAAGCGAACAGATGAAGAGAGCGCACCAAAGATTCAAAGCAGTTTTGCTGCTTTGTATGTTTCTACTCTTGCCTTCCCCTGGTGTAATAGCAGAAGGAACCGAGCATGCCAGGATCATATTGAATGATACGGCGTACATAAGTCCCGAGATAGCCGCATCAGTTGTCAATGAACCGGGCAAGCCCGTGGAGGCATTGATTCTCCTGAAAGAACAGGCCGATACGCATGGCACTGCCAAAATGGCCAGGAACCTCATGGAAAGAACTTTGCGCATTCCTGCCGACCGGCAGCAGATCAAATCTTTCTGCCGCAAGGCCGTGGTGAGATCATTGCAGGATGTTGCCGAAAGCACTCAAGGGCCACTGCTCGGCCACCTGAATCTGGAAAAATTACTGGGCCGTGTCATAAACCTGAAAAGTTTTTACATCGTCAACATGATCTACATCGAGGCGCACCCTGCGGTGATAGTGGCCCTCTCCAAAAATCCTGCCGTCAAATCCATACTGCCGAACACATCCTTTGAATTGCAGGAATCGGAAATTGCCGGGAAGGCCATCCCCGCGGAAGAGATTGCGCCATCAGCCCAAACCGTCGAATGGAACATCAGAAGAATCAGGGCTGACGAGGTCTGGGAACAATTCGAGGTGACCGGTGAAGGCGTTGTCGTGGGCGTCATCGATTCCGGCGCTTACTGGCAGCACCCGGCTCTCAAAACAAAATATCGCGGTTACAATCCAGACAATCCCTCCAAGCCCGATAACGAATACAACTGGTATGATGCGGTATACGGTACCTCCGCCCCAAACGATTGCTTGAATTCTTCACATGGCACGCATGTTACCGGGATAATCGTTGCCTCGACGGCAACAAATATATACGGGGCAGCCCCGGGAGCCCGCTGGATAGCCGCCAATGCCTTCAAAACCGACGGAAGTTCCAGCCCATTATATTGTATCGATGCCGCTCAGTACATGCTGGCTCCTAGAAGCGAGGGAGGTCTACCCGATCCGAGCATGGCTCCGGATATTCTCAACTGTTCGTGGGGCATGGTTCCCGATGGCGAGCAAACACTTGATGAATGGTTCAGGCCCATGGTGCTGAATTTACGTTCGGCGGGCATCCTGCCCGTATTTGCCGCAGGAAATGCCAAAAACCCACCCGCAAGGGCCTCCTCCATTCATTCACCGGCGATGTACCCTGAAAGCCTCTCCGTCGCCGCTGTCAACAACCAGAATGTGAGAGCAAGTTTTTCCAACCGGGGCCCGGCAATCCATTATCCGGGGGTAATCAAACCCGACATTTCCGCCCCCGGGGTGGGGATCTATTCCACATTCAAGAATGGCAACTATGGATCAAAAGATGGAACATCCATGGCGACTCCACATATAGCAGGTACCGCAGCATTGATACTGTCTTACAGACCCACGCTTGCTGTAGATGAACTGGAGGATATGATCAGAGAAACGGCCATTCCTCTGACCGGCGGTGCCGACACCGATTCACCCAACCATGGCTACGGGTATGGCCTGGTCGATGCCTATGCAGCCATCAAAGCATTGGGCTGGATAAAAGACCCCAACCTTGAAGCTGCCATCCGTGAGGAATTGGGTATTCCGGAATCAAAGGATATAACCATTGAGGACCTGGAAGAGCTGTCAATGCTGATTGCTACCGGAAAAGGCATCAAAAACCTGGACGGCTTGCAATATGCCATCAATCTGGAGCAGATAGATCTTTCCGGTAATGAAATTACCGATATTGCACCGCTGGTAAGCAACAGCAACAGCGGGGGGCTTGGCCATGGTGATGAAGTTGACCTCCGTAACAATTACCTGGATCTGAGTGAAGGAAGCAGAGCCAGGGAAGATATTGACGCGCTGGAAGCCAACGGGGTTGACGTCATGTATGATCCGCAAAAACAGCCGATCCTTGGGAAGATGTCCCCCCCCGAGTGGGATGGACGCAAAATAAAGTGGAACAAAATCAACTTTGCCGATCACTACAGGTTGAAATTGTACAAAGACAATATCGAGGTTTTTTCAAAAATCTTGAACAACGAATCTCCGGCTGAATATGATATGGCAGGAAAAATAGATGATTCCGGCCACGGGCATTATACCGCCACCATACAGGCCGGGGGAGATGGCAATCCGTGGATAACGGGCGAACCTTCGGACCATTCGGCCAAATTGAAGATCATCGCTGTGCCCGATGCAAACCTTGAAAATCTGCTGAAAATTATCACAGGAATCGATAAAGGCGGTATCAGCGACACCGACATGGCCGGACTGACACAGATCAATTACACCGACAAAAACAAAAAAATCAGCGACCTCACCGGTATTGAATATGCCGTAAATCTTGTTTACATCAAGCTGACCGATCAGAATATCGGCAATATCAGCCCGCTCGCCAGTCTGACCAACCTTCTCTATCTCAACCTTGACAACAACAACATCTCCGACATTTTTCCGCTGGTTATAAACAGCGACGCGGGAGGGTTCAAAACAGGGGGCGACAAGCCGAAAATTTCCCTGAAAAACAACTGCCTGTCACTAGATTCCAGCGGACAGACGATGAACTACATCAACCTGCTCGTTGAACGCGGCATAGAGGTCGATTACATTCCCCAGAGGAAAATAGCTGTTGACTCTGTCACCCTTGACCGCGAAACCCTGGAATTGATGCAGGGCGATACAGCGGTACTGCTTGCAACCATTCATCCCCAAAACGCCAGCAACAAAGAGGTTACCTGGTCCACCAAAAATTCTGCCGTGGCCAGAGTTGACCAATTCGGAAAGGTCGAGGCCATTGGCAGCGGCACGACGAAGATAACGGTTAAATCCGAGGATGGCGGTCATGAAGCAATTTGCACCGTGGATGTGAGTCCCGTGGCCAATAATGGCGATCCTTTGAAGGTCACTTTCCATGACCCTGCTGACAATGAAAGAGATGTCCCGATCAACAAGATAGTGACCGTCGTCTTCAACAAGGATATCAAGCAAGGCGGGAATTATGACGGGATCATGTTGAAGGAAATCAACCAACCCGATCAGGCGATCGCGTTGACCAAAGAAATAGAAGGCCGGAAGATCTTCCTCACCCCTGTTGAAAAATTGAAGTATGGCAATACAATTTATGAACTATCTTTCCCCGTCGGGGCTGTTGAAGATAGCACCGGGAAGAAAAACCCCGCTTTCGAGATTTCTTTCGAGACTCCGCGGTGGCCAATCCGGGTGGAAAGTGTCTCCCTGAACGCCTCACATCTGAAACTATTTTGCGGAGGCGCCACCGCCACCCTGGTCCCCATCGTAAAACCTGACCATGCCTCCGATTGGGAATGCCGGTGGGAGTCAAGCAATCCGGAAACGGCGACGGTGACCAGCGATCGCGCCAGAAACGGGATCATCACCCCCCTGGGTACCGGTTCGACATACATCACGGCCATAATTTCCGATCAGGGGGATGAGCATAGAGCCACCTGTATCGTGGATGCAATCAAATTCGGGGATGTCAACGGTGATGGCAAGGTAGAGGTCGGCGATGCCATAATCCTTCTGCGACATATAGTGGGGCTGAACACCCTCACCGGCCCCTACGAACTGGCAGGGAAAGTAAACGGAGAACCGGAAATTTCCGTCAGCGATGCTATCAGCGTCCTGCGCTACATCGTGCAGCTAATTTCGCAATTTCCGGCCGAGGTTGAAATGTGCAATTGATAGAAATTTGCAACCTCTCGCCTCATCTGCACCCCTTGCAAACACACGGCCCGAAAATTGCCCGTAACAGAAACTGAAATTTTTGCTACCCGGGTTCCATCATTGAAAAATTTGCCGATAAAAATGGTCCGCTTCGTTCCACAGGCCATCCGGTTCAACCGTCTCCCGCCAACACTACCAATCAATGATGGCATACTTGCCCAGGATCCAGCAGTCTCCGCTGCCTCCCTCGTAGTTTATCTTGTACCAGAGATCATTATTCCCCGTCTGGATCTTCTCGATGATAATCCTGGTGCCAAAGTCCAGGCTGTCCTTGACCTGGCTGGCGGTCGAGGGTGCAGAACAGACATTGAGCGTTGATGGGGGTCTGTCGGTACGGTACCACTCATCAAGAAAGACAGCTCCCCGGGGTTGGGTAGTCAGCTCTACATAATATCCGTGAGCCCACCCTTCATGGCCCGGTACTTTGAGCTTGTACCAGTTCTGGCCATTGGACAGGCGCACCATTCCCAGGATCGTAACTTCCGTACCATTTTCCAGGGTAGTCACCACATCATGGCCGGTCCCCGCGCCGCTGCGTACATTCAGGTGAGATCGAGCATCGACGTTGCAAACACGCCCACCATTGTATGTTTTCTGTAGCATATGGTACTGGCTATGGGGCAGCAACGACTCCATGATATTGGCGATCTTGACCCTCCACATCGGATCCGTGGCATATCTGGTGTTCATGCCGTCGAGGTTGGGCCCATGAAAATACTGTCCGCCTTCACTGAGGTAGGCACTGCGAATATATCCGCTGACGTAGATGATACAGTCCGGAACACTGCGGAAAGTCCCTGCATAATTGTACGGGTCGGAATCATAGGCCTTGTAGCCGTAGATATTGTTCTTGTCCCTGGCAATCCTGGATGTACCCCAGGCACTTTCCAGCGCCGCATGAGCCATCAGATAAAGGGCGTTTACCCCCCATGTTTCCTGCGCCCTGATGAAGTCCGAACCCAGATATCTGAAGGGTGAATCAGCCCTCCTTGAGGCAGCCCTGTTCTGCAAAAAGGTAGCGGTTACCTGCGGGTCAGCGGGCACGTCAAGACGCATTATGGCATAGGGCAGCCGTTCCATATAGTAGAAACGGCCCTTGTTGATCAATCGGGAACCGTCTATCAGATAAAAAGTATAATCGTCTTTAACGATGTAATCCCCCACCGGCAAGCTATCAGGTGCAGCAATGATCGGTACCTCAGCCTTCGCGTAGTCAAGGCCGTAAAGATATCCGTTACTTTTTACCCGATGATCGGGCACATGAGCAGGCTCAGGATCAGGACCCGGCGGTGGAGGAGGAGGTGGATCAACTGGTAGCTCTTCGACAATCTGTACAACGTGCCGCAGTATGGTGATGACATCGTTAACATCAACCGCTCCATCCCGGTAAACATCGGCCAGCGCTCTTTGCTCTTCGTCCAGATCGGTTATACCCACGATACTTTGTAGCAGCAGGATAGCATCGCTAACATCGATGCTGCCGTCCCTGTTGACATCACCACAGGCATATTCGCCGGGTGCATCGGCCGACAAGGTTGCCAGCGGCAGGAACGCAAGACAGAATATTGACAATATGGCGAATGCATTGCGGAAAACATGGAATGATTTCAAGAATATGTACCCCTTTCACCTGCAAGCCCTTTTTCTATTCAACTGCATCAAATTGGACAATTGGTTTACATAATACTACCGGTTCTATCTCAATTTCGACATTATTTTCATCAATCCTTTATTTTTCACGTCCGCTCTTTCTGCGTTATGAACTTAATATCATCTGCTTCAGTGTTCAGGAATGTAAAAAGGCCGGGGAAACGGTCAATTGTCATCTTGCGGCTCTTCCCCACCTGGTTCACCCTCGCCGTCTTCCGGCGGGGGCTCATCAATCGGCGGTTGGTCCGGGGATGGTTCATCGGCAGGATCATCCAGTGGTGGGTCATCGGCCGGCGGTGGTTCTTCACGTCCGTTGCCCGGATAATCCGTGTCAAGGCTTTCTTCCGTTTGTTCCGGTTCCTGGGGCTGGGGTTCAAATACCTCCACCGGATCGGGTTCACTTGGCGCAGGTCGGCGTCCCGGCAGGCGTATCTGTGCACGCGCCGGAACGTCAACATTGAAGATCTCTTTTATCAACTTCACTCTCTGCTGCTCGTCGGGCACCATATAATAAACATCGAGTTCCCCGAGAGGTGCAAACTGGCCAATCCCTTCAAAAATATAGCTTTTGATTTTGTCCATATCTATTTCCATGCCGTAGAGTGCCAGCGCCCCTATCTGTGAAACAGTCAGGTTGGTGTCAATATTTGCATTCAGGGATTTGTAGATCTTGGGAATCTGGGTTAGCTTTCCTTTCGCTTTGAGCTGTTTGAAAGCAGCTATCAGAGCATCCTGCTGCCTGTTGGCCCTGCCCACGTCGCCTCCGATAGCCCTGAACCTGACCAGCTCCAGAAATTTCCGGCCATCCAGCAACTGGTACCCCTCGCTGACAACCAATTTGCCTTTCCCGGCCAGGTCCCTGACCGGAACATCAACATCATAGTAAACGCCCCCGATGGCATCAACGATCTCCACCAGGGCATCCATGTCCATGGCGATGTAATAATGAAGAGGAACACCACCCAGAAAATCCTGGATCGTTCTGACCGTGGTTTTGATGCCGGCCAGATGTGGCTCATCTTTACCCGGTTTCTGGTAGCCGTACATGTAAGAATGGTTGATCTTGTCATGGATGTTGCGGCCATGGACCTTCACATAGGTATCCCGGGGTATGCTGGCCATGGAAACGCCTTTGGTCTTGAAATTTATGGAGACGATCATGATCGAATCGGGACGGTAGATGGAGTAGATCCTGTCCCGCGCCTTGTTCCGGTCAAAACCAAGCAGAGCAAAATTGATGATATCCTTGTCGAAATTCTTGGCCACGGCGTTTTCCCAGTCAATGGACCCATTCTGGCCCGATGGCCTGAGAACCTTGGCCGTATCCTGAAAATAGCTGAAGAGAGCCTTTCCGCCAAAAGCTATGGCAGCAACGCAGACCAACACGATGACAATAATATTGAGCGCTTTCCTGTATTTTGCACGCAATTGTCGTCGTTGTTTGATCTTTTTCGGCGTTTTGGCATCGACAAGTTCACTTTGAATGTCTCTTTTTTGCCGATACATTCCACTGTTAACGTTCATGATCTTTCACTTTCTTTCTTTTTTCCGCTTTTTCCTGCAAAAAAAACGGTCGTGAACAAAGTTTAACAGTATTGCATTTTTGAAGGCTATTTCTTAATTTAACTTAAATAATACCGGTTACCCGATGTTATCAACGCCCCATACCCAGGTAAACAAAACCGTGTTCACTCATTTTCGTGGCAGATAGAAAATTACGCCCGTCAACAAAGACCGGGGAACGCATGCTGACACTTATCCGGGACCAGGAAACATGAAGATAAGCGTCCCAATCGGTCAAGAGAAGAAGTGCATCGCTGCCATGCGCCGCCTCCTCCACCGAGGGTACATAAATTATTTCTTGATCCGGAAAACAACGATGGTAATTGCCCATGGCTACAGGGTCATGAGCTTTCACGGTGGCACCCAGGCCAAGTAGCATCTCGATTATTTCTGCGGATGGAGACCCACGCACATCATCGGTGCCGGGCTTGAAGGCCAGGCCCAGTATCCCGACGGTGCTTCCACGCATCGTCGGCAATGTCTGTACCAGTTTTTCCACGATTCTTTCACGCTGTCGGCGGTTTACCTTTACGGCGGAAGAGACCAGAGGCATGGGAAGACTATGTTTCTTTCCGGTGTTGAGGATGGAACAAACATCCTTGGGAAAGCAACTCCCCCCCCAACCCACCCCCGCCTTCAAGAATCCGGGGGCAATTCTTCTGTCCAGACCGATTGCCCCGGCCACCTCATTGATATCCGCCCCGACTTGCTCGGCAAGCTCTGCAAACTCGTTGATAAATGAAATTTTTGTGGCCAGAAAAGCATTGGCGGCGTACTTTGACAGCTCGGCACTCGTTGCAGAGGTTGCCAGAAACGGGGGCAGTGAATAGCCTTCGGGCCGGGGAACAGCACCGGGAGGATCAAATGACTGTTCGATAATCGGGGTATAGAGACTCTGCAGCACATCCACTGCCCTGAAGTCATCGGAACCGACGACAATGCGATCCGGATAGAATGTATCTTGCAAGGCTGACCCTTCCCGCAAAAATTCCGGGTTGGACACAACGATAAAATCTGCCGAAACGCCCCTTTTATCGAGCTCCTCCCCGATAATCGCCTCCACCTTGCGGGTTGTACCGACCGGCACGGTTGATTTGTTCACCACCACCTTCAATCCGGAAGAAGGCAGCAATTTCCCGACATCATGTGCCACCTCCTCCACATACCGCAGATCCGTGCCACCAGCCGGCAGGGGTGGAGTGCCTACAGCAATGATGAACACATCGGGGGGGGCATCAATCTGCTGCAAATCCTCTGTAAAATTCATCCTCGAAGAAGTCTCCCGCAACAATTCTTCCAACCCTGCTTCGAAGATGGTGGCTTCATTGTTCCGGAGCCGATCAATTATCTGCGTGTTTTTATCAACACAGCTTACCTCGTGTCCCAGATATGCCAGGGCCAGCCCGGTGGTAAGCCCCACATAACCGGTGCCGACAATCGCCACTTTCATTTCCCATTCTCTCATTTCATCCGCACCCTTCTTCTACCCAACGACTTTCCGCCTTCCCTTTCCTGCTGCCCTTTCAGCTTCTGTCAGTTGCCTCGACCATCTTTTCCAGGCCTTCCGCAAAATCAACAACGGGGTGGTAATCGATCAATTCCCGGGCGCGCTTGATATCTGCCCGGGAATGTCTGATGTCGCCCTCCCTGGAATCTTCAAAAATCGGTTCCAGTTCCGTACCCAGGGCCACGTTCATTTTTTCAACCAGCTCCAGCAGGCTCACGCTCCTGCCGCCGGCAATGTTGATTTTTTCTCCGCCACCAACCCCGGAGGAAGCTGCCAGCAAGTTTGCACGGGCCACATCCTCGACATAAACAAAATCACGGGTCTGCTCCCCATCGCCGTACACAACGGGACGCAGACCTGCTTTCATCCTTTGCAAAAAAATGGTGATGACCCCGGAATACTCGGAATCGGGATCCTGATTGGGGCCGAAAACATTGAAATATCTCAAAATTACCGTTTCAAGGCCGCGTACATCGGAAAAATACTTGCAGTAATACTCGCAGGCATGCTTGGAAAAAGCATAGGGGCTGAGCGGTTGCGCGGGCAATGCCTCCGATAGCGGCCCATCCCCGGCATCCCCGTAAACGGATGCCGAACTGGCCATGATAACCTTTTCGACCCCCGCTTCCAGGGCGCAATTCAGAACGTTGATGGTTCCGATCACATTGTTGTATTCTGTTTCCTCCGGGGCCTCCATCGAGCGGACAACCGAAGAGAGGGCAGCCTGGTGAAAAACTATTTTCACATCTTCGAAATGCTTCCGGATTTCCGGCGCATTGATGTCAGCCCTGACAAAATCCAGGTCGCCGAAATAACCTTCAAGATTGGACCTTCTGCCCGTGGAAAGGTTATCCAGAACTCTAACCTTTTCGCCTTTTCCTACCAATTTTTTGGCTATATCGCTGCCGATAAAACCTGCCCCGCCTGTGATCAGATACATTCTTTCACCCCCGTTTGAATGAAGTAGAAAACATTTTTCAAATCCATGTGATATTTATTTGTATGCAATTTTGTGTCGACAAATAAGGGATGAGGGTTGTCGATCAACCTGTCAATATTCTCCGATCATTCGCTTCTGCACCTGTTTTTCTCCTTGAATTTCTGATCATGAAGCACGGTCGCGCATCAAAATCACTTTTATGGTCTGGAGAATTATCTTGATATCAAAAAGAGGCGAATAATTCTTGGCATAGAGAAGATCGTAGCGCAGCTTGTCTTCTATGGAAGTGCTGTAGTTGCTCATCACCTGGGCCAGCCCGGTGATCCCGGCGTTGGTGATATGGCGGTATGTGTACCCCTGTATTTCTTTTTCATATCGCTCCACAAAATAGGGCCTTTCCGGCCGCGGGCCGACCATGCTCATATCGCCCTTCAGGACATTGATCAATTGCGGCAACTCATCCATACGGGTAGGCCTCAAAAGACGCCCCATACGGGTTACACGCGGATCGTCCTTGTAGGACTGTATTGGCCCGGTGGACGCCTCTGCATTGTGCTTCATGGTCCTGAATTTGTATATTTTGAATTGCCTGCCCTTTCTGCCGATCCTTTTCTGCGTGTAAAAGACCGGGCCGGGCGAATCGATTTTGATGGCCAGGGAAATAAGAAGGAAAAAGGGGAAAAACAACACCAATCCCAAACAGCTGGCAGCAATATCCATAAGGCGCTTGATTTGCTTTCGACCGGGGTTGTTGATCGTGTCGATTTTCAGAACGGGAATATCGTCGATCTGGTCAAGCGCGGCCTGTGAAAGCATGATCTCGTAGATGCTGGGAATGATAAGAGATTCCCATCCACGTGAAAGGCCACCCCGCACAACGGACTCCCGCACCGGGTCGGGAACCTCTCCGGAAACAATCACGGTGTCTGGCCGGTACCTGTTGCATATCTCCTTGACCTCATCAAAAGCACCCAGGTGGGGGAAATTGCCACGGGGTTTATCTTCCCTGTTCCTGGTAACAATTCCTATAACTATTTCATGGTCTCCCGTCAATTTTTCAAGCAAAAAGTCCGCCTCTTCCCCGGGGGCAACACAGATAATCTTCCTTGGCGGACATCTTGAAATCTCGATCTTCAGCATTATCCAGCGCCAGGTGCCAAGTGTGATCACCTGCACGATGGCGGCAATAAAAAAAACACTGCGGGGGAAACTGAATCCCTGGATCATGTAGGAAATGGAAATGGTAAAAAGCATCAGGATACCGATGGAAACAACAAGAGAAGCCAGCACCTCGCTCCATTTCTGTTTCAACGTGTGGTAGAGGCCATAAAAATTGAAAAGTAGAACCGCCAGCACCGAAACAAAAGGAATCATGATCAGGTA
This genomic interval carries:
- a CDS encoding sugar transferase — encoded protein: MGNNGPKTAFNLLQLIGDIVLVNASIVIAFLIRFQGGLPQFNFHPYLIMIPFVSVLAVLLFNFYGLYHTLKQKWSEVLASLVVSIGILMLFTISISYMIQGFSFPRSVFFIAAIVQVITLGTWRWIMLKIEISRCPPRKIICVAPGEEADFLLEKLTGDHEIVIGIVTRNREDKPRGNFPHLGAFDEVKEICNRYRPDTVIVSGEVPDPVRESVVRGGLSRGWESLIIPSIYEIMLSQAALDQIDDIPVLKIDTINNPGRKQIKRLMDIAASCLGLVLFFPFFLLISLAIKIDSPGPVFYTQKRIGRKGRQFKIYKFRTMKHNAEASTGPIQSYKDDPRVTRMGRLLRPTRMDELPQLINVLKGDMSMVGPRPERPYFVERYEKEIQGYTYRHITNAGITGLAQVMSNYSTSIEDKLRYDLLYAKNYSPLFDIKIILQTIKVILMRDRAS
- a CDS encoding UDP-glucose/GDP-mannose dehydrogenase family protein; amino-acid sequence: MKVAIVGTGYVGLTTGLALAYLGHEVSCVDKNTQIIDRLRNNEATIFEAGLEELLRETSSRMNFTEDLQQIDAPPDVFIIAVGTPPLPAGGTDLRYVEEVAHDVGKLLPSSGLKVVVNKSTVPVGTTRKVEAIIGEELDKRGVSADFIVVSNPEFLREGSALQDTFYPDRIVVGSDDFRAVDVLQSLYTPIIEQSFDPPGAVPRPEGYSLPPFLATSATSAELSKYAANAFLATKISFINEFAELAEQVGADINEVAGAIGLDRRIAPGFLKAGVGWGGSCFPKDVCSILNTGKKHSLPMPLVSSAVKVNRRQRERIVEKLVQTLPTMRGSTVGILGLAFKPGTDDVRGSPSAEIIEMLLGLGATVKAHDPVAMGNYHRCFPDQEIIYVPSVEEAAHGSDALLLLTDWDAYLHVSWSRISVSMRSPVFVDGRNFLSATKMSEHGFVYLGMGR
- a CDS encoding NAD-dependent epimerase/dehydratase family protein, translating into MYLITGGAGFIGSDIAKKLVGKGEKVRVLDNLSTGRRSNLEGYFGDLDFVRADINAPEIRKHFEDVKIVFHQAALSSVVRSMEAPEETEYNNVIGTINVLNCALEAGVEKVIMASSASVYGDAGDGPLSEALPAQPLSPYAFSKHACEYYCKYFSDVRGLETVILRYFNVFGPNQDPDSEYSGVITIFLQRMKAGLRPVVYGDGEQTRDFVYVEDVARANLLAASSGVGGGEKINIAGGRSVSLLELVEKMNVALGTELEPIFEDSREGDIRHSRADIKRARELIDYHPVVDFAEGLEKMVEATDRS